In the Hyla sarda isolate aHylSar1 chromosome 9, aHylSar1.hap1, whole genome shotgun sequence genome, tgggtcaccggcgtatccacagcgtaaaaaacgctgcggatccattacatgtgaccctacacgaagggtgtgttcacacagctgaatgtccgtgcggaattccactgCATTCCGCTGAAGTTGATTTCAAGATGATtctcctgcactgtgcacacggtggagtTTCTGCCCTGAAAATCACGATTCCAgcgtccgcaaaaagaatagactcgTCTGTTCTTTCTCACGATTTGTGCTTGGaggtgcattgccgtctatgaaactactcatttctgagcggtcctagcgccggccggattaataaaatgtgcggaatgtccatacgtgtttttatattttatgccgtgtgaacatggcctaaggcacAAGTTTCCCGAAAATGatcctttttttttaccatttttggcAGATTGAACCTTTTCTAATCGAGGGTTTATTACTGGAAACCTCCAGGCAGCGCTGAATGGTTTTGATGGACTAACGTGCAGGAAATTAGTCAAGGCTCAAGCTCTCATTGATGTGAACTTCTGATATGTTTGATCTGGCCGAAGATccctttgggggcattttctattttaaaggggtattccaggaaaaaaacaatccgctgctgaagttgagttgttcttttctgtctggaaacagtgctctctgctgacatctctgcttgtctctggatctgcacagagtagaagaggtttgctatggggatttgcttctaaactgggcggttcctgagacccgtgtcatcagagagcacttagacagaaaagaacaactcaacttcagcagctcataagtactgaaaggattaagattttttaatagaagtcatttacaaatttgtttaactttctggaaccaaaaaaaaaaatccctggataaccccttgaaatGTAACATTGTTTGGGTATATTGGCCCAGTTCAGTGTTTTTATGCTTTGTTACTTTTTCCTCTTGGTATTATGATATATGGTGTAGTGTGATCCCACGCTTCCTGAACAACAATATGGCTGACTGGAATTTATGACATTATTATGTCCCCTTTCGTATGATCATAAGACTTGCGTAAAGGTGGCCCTGAGGTAAGATGTTGTTTTGGATATCGGAACCTTCAACCAGCACCATGAAAAATGGAAGTCTTCTATATAAGAAAGCGCCATTGATTTGTGTGGCTTACTCTAGATCAGGAGTCTCCATACTGTAGAcatccatttgttgcaaaactacaattcccagcatacccggacagccaacggctgtccgggtatgctgggatttgtagttttgcagtgtgtgatagtccacagtatggagaccattgATCTAGATGGATTACAAATACCAGTATGGGCCATTTTTAATATGGGGAATCTTTGTTGGCAAATCGTATAATAACAAATGGTCTTattggggtactctggcgcttagacatcttatcccctatccaaaggataggggataagatgcctgataatgggggtcccgccgctggggacccctgtgatcttccacgctgcaacccattagaatcagcccccggagcatgttcactccgggtctgattactggcgatcacggggacggagcgttgtgacatcatgtctccacccctgtgtgacatcacgctctgccccctcaatgcaagcctatgggagggggcgtgacagatgtcacacgggggcggagccgtgacatcacacgggggcggaaccgtgacgtcactatgctccatccccgtgatcgcccgtaatcagacccggagcgagcacgctccaggggctgattttaatggggtgcggcgtggaagatcacaggggtccccagcggcgggacccccgcgatcaggcatcttatcccctatcctttggataggggataagatgtcttagcgccagagtacccctttaaaccggtactccggtggaaaactttttatttttttatctttatttaaatgaactagtgccagaaagttaaacagatgtgtaaattacttctattaaaaaatctttacccttctagtacttataagcagatgtttgctacagaggaaattcttttctttttgaatttcttttttttttttgtcttgtccacagtgctctctgctgacacctctgtccgtgtcaggaactgtccagagcagcataggtttgctatggggattttctcctgctctggacagttcctgatacgggcatcaggtgtcagcagagagcactgtggacaagacgaaaaaagaaattcaaaaataatagaatttctgctaataagtactggaagggtaaagattttttaatacaagtaatttacaaatctgtttaccttccttgcatcagttgatttaaaataaataaataaatgtggacaagacaaaaaagaaatgcaaaaagaaaagaatttcctctgtagcatacagctgctaataagtactggaagggtaaagattttttaatagaagtcatttacaaatctgtttaactttctggcaccagttgattaaagaaaaaaaaacgatttccaccggagtacccctttaaaccttttcacttttatttttctagtGTCTGGCTATATAGGTGGCTTGTATACATGGTGCTGGACTAATGATGTCTATATATATGTGATTATTTTTCCAGCCCATGCAGCATTCAGCCATGGTAAGATGCCGGAAGTTCAGCATCTCGGTCATCGCCCTGCTTTCTCTCCTTGTCACCAAAATTTTCATTGACTTTACTTACACTCCTCTCAAACTGTCTGAACCATCATCTATCTCCCCAGGACCCGATAGGAACCCATTGACCATGTTGGAGCCCTTACAAGATGACGAGAAGTCGTCATTGGCAGCTCTTCATTCCTTGGCGCAGAGCTTAAAAAAACTGGTGCCCGCCGCCGGGTCCTATTGGAACATGGAGCAACATCAGCTACTGGATTTAAAGAGGCCGTGGGCATGGAACTGCAGCAAACCCACGCCGCAGATAAACCCGCCCGAGCCGTATTCCGAACTCTTATTGACTTTTCGAACTCAGGATCAATGTCGAAACCACAGAATGATCATAAGTCAACCGGACAAATGTCCGCACAACAGGACTTTTCTTCTTCTGGCCATCAAGTCGTCTCCACAGAACTTCGCACAGAGACAAGCAGTAAGGGGCACCTGGGGGGCAGAGAAAATGTATGGTGGGAAGCACGTAAGATTAGTCTTTCTCCTGGGCACCATGCCAATGCTTGATCTATCTCCTCTCCTGGAGTATGAGAACAGTCAGTCTCATGACCTTCTTCAATGGGACTTTGCAGACACCTTTTTTAACTTGACATTGAAGGACCAGCTCTTTTTAGGTTGGGCGAGGACCTATTGTGCCAAAGCCACCTACATACTAAAAGGAGACGATGATGTTTTCGTCCGGACACCAAACCTTGTGCATGTTCTGACCTTACTGAGCAGCCATAGGCATCACCCGCTCTATATGGGACACGTAGTCAAGTTGGCCAAACCATACAGAGACCCTAAAAGTAAATACTACATCCCTACATCTTTCTATATGGGCATgtacccaccttatgcaggaggAGGAGGGTATGTGTTTTCTGGATCTCTCACCCCCTGGCTCTACTTGGTGTCCCATTTCGTCTTCCCGTTTCCCATTGATGATGTCTACACTGGAATGTGCTTTATGGCTCTGGGGGTGAGACCGGTCGGACACCCTGGTTTTAAGACATTCAATACGCCAAAGAAAGAGCAGTCGTCCACTTGCTTGGAGAAAAACCTTCTTTTGGTACATCAAAAAAGCCCCAAGGAACTGCTGAAGATGTGGGGGGAGGATTTGGAGCCGACACAGCAGTGCTCATAgcgttgctttaaaggggtattccaggaaaaaacttttttttaaattatatttatcaactggctccagaaagttaaacaggtttgtaaattacttctattaaaaaatcttaatcctttcagtacttatgagcttctgaagttaaggttgttcttttctgtctaagtgctctctgatgacacctgtctcgggaaacgctctgtttagaagcaaatccccatagcaaacctcttctaaactggccgtttcccgagacacttgtcatcagagagcacttagacagaaaagaacaaccttaaaggggtattccaggcaaaaacttttttttataaatcaactggctccggaaagttaaacagatttgtaaattacttctattaaaaaatcttaatccttccaatagttattagcttctgaagttgagttgctgttttctgtctaactgctttctgatgactcacgttccgggagctgtccagctcctatggggatattctcccatcatgcacagctcccaggacgtgacatcatcattgagcagttagacagaaaacttcagaagctaataactattggaaggattaagattttttaatagaagtaatttacaaatctgtttaactttccggagccagttgatatataaaaaaaagtttttgcctggaatacccctttaacttcagaagctcataagtactgaaaggattaagatttttttaatagaagtaatttacaaatctgtttgactttctggagccagttcatatagaaaataaagttttttcctggataacccctttaaaggggtgctcccctggaaaaaaatatatttttaaatcaactggtgccagaaagctaaacagatttgtaaattatttctatttcaaaatcttaatccttccagtacttatcagctgctgtatgctccagaggaagttgtgtagtttcttttctgtctgaccacagtgctctctgctgacacctctgtccatatcaggaactgtccagagcaggagaggtttgctatggggactggctcctactctggacagttcctgacatggacagaggtgtcagcagagagcactgtggtcagacagaaaggaaattcaaaaagaaaagaacttcctctgtagtatacagcagctgataagtactggaaggattaagctttttaaatagaagtaatttacaaatctttttaactttctggcaccagttgaataaaaaataaataaaaaaaatgttctccagtggagtacccctttaatgttatactGAACCCCAGTATTCTTGTGCCTGGATCTGACTTACCTGtcttgcaaaaaagaaaaaatgtctcGCAAAAATGTTATAGGGCAAATGCAATGGCCATGGCTTGGCACGTGACAAATGTGATGTGATTTTGGGCTTGATTCAATGCAAGCTCCTCAAACGCACTATGTTCTCTTTGCAGGAAACTACGTTATTTATAATAAAAGTTTTATCTATTGCTAATGTTGCCTAAAATATTTggataaatattaaaatatttggATAAATATTATAGATACTTATATATAGTTGCTTTTATAGATGCAAAATGGGAAATGTATCACCCACCTGGTCAAAGTTACGTGAACTGGTatctctaggacagtgttttccgtccagggtgcctccagctgttgcaacactacaactctcagcatgcccggacagccttcggctgtccgggcatgctgggagttgtagtgttgcaacagctggaggcaccctggatgggaaacactgcttttgggtacgttcacacgggcggattacctgcagaatttccgcagcgtatttgctgctgaaAATCCTCAGCAGATAATCTgctaccattgaattcaatgggtccgaaggaaaatctgcaaaactgcctctattgcggattttctgatgacccattgaagtcaatggtagcaaatacgcttgcggaaattccgcaggtaatcctcccgtgtgaacgtaccctttaaGAGATATTCAGGTATAGTTGCCCCTTTTATCTGCTAATTGAATTAAGCAATCCAAAAGGTGAGCAAACACAATTCACTCCATGGCGACACGCTCGTCCAAAACTCAGTGGTTCTTTTTCTAAATAAACCCTACAAAATGCCCTGTCCTGTCCTGGTCTTgcaatgcaacttttttttttctaattgggAAACATTAGACTTGGGCTtagtggagttaaaggggtactccggtggaaaacgtttttttttaaatcaactggtacaagaaagttaaacagatttgtaaatcacttctattaaaaaaatcttaatccttccagtactttttaggggctgtatactaaagagaaatccaaaaaagaaatgcgtttcctctgacatcatgaccacagtgctctctgctgacctctgctgtccattttaggaactgtccaaagcaggagaaaatccccatagcaaacacatgctgctctaaaatggacagcagaggtcagcagagagcactgtggtcaggacatcagaggaaatgcatttcttttttggatttctctttagtatacagcccctaaaaagcactggaaggattttttattattattatttattttttttagcaactgatgccagaaagttaaacagatttgtaaattacttttattaaaaaaatctttacccttccagtacttattagcagctgtatgctacagaggaaattcttctctttttgaatttcttttttgtcttgtccacagtgctctctgctgacacctctgtccgtgtcaagaactgtccagagcagcctaggtttgctatggggattttctcctggacagttcctgatacgggcatcaggtgtcagcagagagcactgtggacaagacaaaaaagaaattcaaaaagaaaagaatttcctctgtagcatacagctgctaataagtactggaagggtaaagattttttaatagaagtcatttacaaatctgtttatctttctggcaccagttgataaaaaaaaaaaaaaaatgtaaattccaccggagtacccctttaattcctcacTTTTGGCAAGGATTCAGGCTGTGCATGAGAAGAACTGCAGATGGTAATGGAACTAATGGAGTAATGTGCTAAAGCAACTACTATGAGTCTGTGGGACATTGGGAATGATGTCTCTAGAATCTTCTCAAACAACCGGGAGATGGTATCTTTTTactaagtgtttcccaaacagtgggcctccagctgttgcaaagctacacctCCTCGCATACCTTTGGCTGCCTCGacctaatgggagttgtagtattgcaacagctggaggcaccctggttaggaaatgcTGGCCTATGTGAACATCAACAGGAGCTCAAAGACATTGTAAAGAAGTAAAAATCCACCTCTCTGTGCCCTTCTAAACCCAAAAGCTGATCAGAGGGGGGTTTGACAGGTGGAACGCCCATGGTTTCCATATTGGAAGGTGCCACTTTAAACAAAAAGGTTTGACAAATCCAAACAACTAGTGCTCGGCTCATGCCTTTCACTGCATTATGGCTCCTTTTTGTCTGGAGCTGTAATAGAGGCTGCCAATCATAAAGGTGCATGAACCCCCAACTGTAACTCTAAATTCATATGCAAGCATATAGGCCGGCATTCATCATAGTGGTTACCATTTTTTTTCCGTCTATATTTGGCGCAAGTgccctttttttgcaccttttggtttacatttCTGCTAagtttgagttgcaatccactgattttgacaatacacatgatatggacgggttttatgaacacctttttgtgaaaaaggCGCAAAACCTCCGTCTCTAAATTACACCAGTCAagactttttggtgtatgtgaagagaaatttcagaaaatgtgacctgcacaaaatgtatcaaatgctcggtgaccatttaataaatgtggtgctcctacacatccccagcacacaaaaaaaggtgtagagaaatgcttcacttataatgatgaatgcccccattagggctgggcggtatgaccaaatatgtgtatcacagtacttttgtaacttacggcggttccatggtatataacagtgtttctcccccccccccccccccttaaatcatgtgacccgcaagcgctgttctgcttcccccccccaaattaatcatcagcccagcgctgcgctgtccccatcggggtaaatactcacatatcacccacaagcgctgccctcctcatcctcctgtttccacctcggctggtgataggttgagcccattgtcatgtaagaagctctgtccggctccttacatgaccgtgagctcagcctatcaccagccgaggcagaacatcactgcggccggtgatagtctGACGgccgcatagggatacagcatagagATACAATACACAGTTCCAGCCAGCGCaggcggccacaacaaacaggaggacgaggagggcatcgcttgtgggtgatatgtgagtatttaccccgatggggacagcgcagcgctgggctgataatacattcattcctgagggggaggggccaaaccggtattgtggtatggggaaaaattcatatcgtgcaggacaaaaatttctgtatttggtatgaactggtataccgcccagccctacacccccccccctccccctccccttagtTTTGTTTTCTGGTGAaatctggcagaaaaaaaaatggtggcaCTCCTTGGGGCACTGTATATAAGACAAAATATTACCTCTAGAGGAGGAGCCATACAGCATCCGTACATTCACCTACATGCTCCATGCCAGTGTACAAGGGCATCTCAGTGTCATGTTCACT is a window encoding:
- the LOC130290327 gene encoding N-acetyllactosaminide beta-1,3-N-acetylglucosaminyltransferase 2-like isoform X1 translates to MLELSVPHLCKPMQHSAMVRCRKFSISVIALLSLLVTKIFIDFTYTPLKLSEPSSISPGPDRNPLTMLEPLQDDEKSSLAALHSLAQSLKKLVPAAGSYWNMEQHQLLDLKRPWAWNCSKPTPQINPPEPYSELLLTFRTQDQCRNHRMIISQPDKCPHNRTFLLLAIKSSPQNFAQRQAVRGTWGAEKMYGGKHVRLVFLLGTMPMLDLSPLLEYENSQSHDLLQWDFADTFFNLTLKDQLFLGWARTYCAKATYILKGDDDVFVRTPNLVHVLTLLSSHRHHPLYMGHVVKLAKPYRDPKSKYYIPTSFYMGMYPPYAGGGGYVFSGSLTPWLYLVSHFVFPFPIDDVYTGMCFMALGVRPVGHPGFKTFNTPKKEQSSTCLEKNLLLVHQKSPKELLKMWGEDLEPTQQCS
- the LOC130290327 gene encoding N-acetyllactosaminide beta-1,3-N-acetylglucosaminyltransferase 2-like isoform X2, which gives rise to MQHSAMVRCRKFSISVIALLSLLVTKIFIDFTYTPLKLSEPSSISPGPDRNPLTMLEPLQDDEKSSLAALHSLAQSLKKLVPAAGSYWNMEQHQLLDLKRPWAWNCSKPTPQINPPEPYSELLLTFRTQDQCRNHRMIISQPDKCPHNRTFLLLAIKSSPQNFAQRQAVRGTWGAEKMYGGKHVRLVFLLGTMPMLDLSPLLEYENSQSHDLLQWDFADTFFNLTLKDQLFLGWARTYCAKATYILKGDDDVFVRTPNLVHVLTLLSSHRHHPLYMGHVVKLAKPYRDPKSKYYIPTSFYMGMYPPYAGGGGYVFSGSLTPWLYLVSHFVFPFPIDDVYTGMCFMALGVRPVGHPGFKTFNTPKKEQSSTCLEKNLLLVHQKSPKELLKMWGEDLEPTQQCS
- the LOC130290327 gene encoding N-acetyllactosaminide beta-1,3-N-acetylglucosaminyltransferase 2-like isoform X4 — protein: MLEPLQDDEKSSLAALHSLAQSLKKLVPAAGSYWNMEQHQLLDLKRPWAWNCSKPTPQINPPEPYSELLLTFRTQDQCRNHRMIISQPDKCPHNRTFLLLAIKSSPQNFAQRQAVRGTWGAEKMYGGKHVRLVFLLGTMPMLDLSPLLEYENSQSHDLLQWDFADTFFNLTLKDQLFLGWARTYCAKATYILKGDDDVFVRTPNLVHVLTLLSSHRHHPLYMGHVVKLAKPYRDPKSKYYIPTSFYMGMYPPYAGGGGYVFSGSLTPWLYLVSHFVFPFPIDDVYTGMCFMALGVRPVGHPGFKTFNTPKKEQSSTCLEKNLLLVHQKSPKELLKMWGEDLEPTQQCS
- the LOC130290327 gene encoding N-acetyllactosaminide beta-1,3-N-acetylglucosaminyltransferase 2-like isoform X3, with product MSIIGQCEPSQGRPDRNPLTMLEPLQDDEKSSLAALHSLAQSLKKLVPAAGSYWNMEQHQLLDLKRPWAWNCSKPTPQINPPEPYSELLLTFRTQDQCRNHRMIISQPDKCPHNRTFLLLAIKSSPQNFAQRQAVRGTWGAEKMYGGKHVRLVFLLGTMPMLDLSPLLEYENSQSHDLLQWDFADTFFNLTLKDQLFLGWARTYCAKATYILKGDDDVFVRTPNLVHVLTLLSSHRHHPLYMGHVVKLAKPYRDPKSKYYIPTSFYMGMYPPYAGGGGYVFSGSLTPWLYLVSHFVFPFPIDDVYTGMCFMALGVRPVGHPGFKTFNTPKKEQSSTCLEKNLLLVHQKSPKELLKMWGEDLEPTQQCS